The proteins below come from a single Streptomyces sp. SCSIO 75703 genomic window:
- a CDS encoding SDR family NAD(P)-dependent oxidoreductase translates to MDAVQDAAVVVTGAGGGIGAALARRFAAEGARVAVNDLDPGRARAVADEIGAVAVPGDASEVVPAAREALGGTIDVYCANAGVASGGTEAAGEDVWAHAWDVNVMAHVRAAEALLPDWLARGAGRFVSTVSAAGLLTMIGAAPYSVTKHGAHAFAEWLSLTYRHRGVKVHAICPQGVRTAMLDAAGTVGDLVLRPTAIDPADVADALFRGIEEDRFLILPHPEVAGHYRARAADPDRWLAGMNRVQRTWEAAG, encoded by the coding sequence GTGGATGCCGTACAGGACGCCGCAGTCGTCGTCACCGGGGCCGGAGGCGGCATCGGCGCCGCCCTGGCCCGCCGCTTCGCCGCCGAGGGGGCCCGGGTCGCCGTCAACGACCTGGACCCGGGGCGGGCGCGCGCCGTCGCCGACGAGATCGGCGCCGTGGCCGTGCCCGGCGACGCCTCCGAGGTCGTCCCCGCGGCCCGGGAGGCGCTCGGCGGCACGATCGACGTGTACTGCGCCAACGCGGGCGTCGCCTCCGGAGGTACGGAGGCCGCCGGCGAGGACGTCTGGGCCCACGCCTGGGACGTCAACGTGATGGCCCACGTCCGCGCCGCCGAGGCGCTGCTGCCCGACTGGCTCGCACGCGGCGCGGGCCGGTTCGTCTCCACCGTCTCCGCCGCCGGACTGCTCACCATGATCGGCGCCGCCCCCTACAGCGTCACCAAGCACGGCGCCCACGCCTTCGCCGAGTGGCTGTCGCTGACCTACCGCCACCGCGGCGTCAAGGTCCACGCCATCTGCCCCCAGGGCGTGCGCACCGCCATGCTCGACGCCGCCGGCACCGTCGGCGACCTCGTGCTGCGGCCCACCGCGATCGACCCGGCGGACGTCGCGGACGCCCTCTTCCGGGGCATCGAGGAGGACCGCTTCCTGATCCTGCCCCACCCCGAGGTCGCCGGTCACTACCGCGCCCGGGCCGCCGACCCCGACCGCTGGCTGGCCGGGATGAACCGCGTCCAGCGCACGTGGGAGGCGGCCGGCTGA
- a CDS encoding DUF202 domain-containing protein, translating into MSTDAGAAPGRDPGLQPQRTRLAWRRTTLSGTVVTVLAARSALGSGPSPASVAAGALCALFWLAFLRLAHLRIRTLDASHRPGALAPPHAAAAALCAVALAVCGAAIVL; encoded by the coding sequence GTGAGCACGGACGCCGGCGCGGCCCCGGGCCGCGATCCGGGGCTCCAGCCGCAGCGCACCCGCCTGGCGTGGCGGCGTACGACCCTGTCGGGCACGGTCGTCACGGTGCTGGCGGCGCGGAGCGCGCTGGGCAGCGGCCCGTCCCCGGCGTCGGTCGCGGCCGGCGCGCTGTGCGCGCTGTTCTGGCTGGCCTTCCTGCGTCTGGCCCACCTGCGCATCCGCACGCTGGACGCGTCCCACCGCCCGGGGGCGCTCGCCCCGCCGCACGCCGCGGCGGCGGCCCTGTGCGCGGTCGCCCTGGCGGTGTGCGGGGCGGCCATCGTCCTCTGA
- a CDS encoding penicillin acylase family protein — translation MPRRTPRNARDRLRTPRGFHGFLKTASVCTLVAGLLSPLSPAVAAGTAPRAPAPTAVADHCGGQCADILPPGQNGNATLAQILLNQAFGTQPEHAEDQLGPYANLASGYPSLTTEKIGAFFNDASFGVPSGQVASTLRPAGRDDVTIVRDKKTGVPHITGTTRYGTEFGAGYAAAQDRLWLMDLFRHVGRGRLTPFAGGDPSNQALEQQFWRDAPYTEDDLTAQIEGAAAKAGDRGRQALADVDAYIDGVNAYIDASDKGRYFPGEYVLTGHKDALTNSGTIERFRRTDLVALASVIGALFGSGGGGEVDNALSLLAAQEKYGVTEGTEVWESFRQRNDPEAVLTQHDGSFPYLPRPEDPQGRALPDPGSVRAEPLVYDRTGSAATADAARASDGAADAALSSARRGMSNALVVSGEHTASGHPIAVFGPQTGYFAPQLLMLQEIQGPGLSARGASFAGLSMYVELGRGQDYAWSATTSGQDIIDTYAVELCQDDHHYLHRGACVPMEKVEHTNSWKPTVADGTAAGSYTMRAWRTVYGPVEYRATVGGKKVAYTSLRSSFLHEADSIIGFQMLNDPGYLDGPESFRGAVQHINYTFNWFYADAEHTAYYNSGDNPVRADGVDAEFPVWARPAHEWRDWDPAANTARHTPPSAHPQSVDQPYYVSWNNKPAKDYTAASWGNGSVHRGNLLDDRVGALVAEGGVTRTALVKAMAEAGLADLRATDVLPDLLAVIGSAPVTDPAVATAVGRLRAWSEAGGLRAETSAGARKYAHADAIRTLDAWWPRLVEAEFGPGLGTGLYTAFTRNLPVDESPSAAHGPTGAHAGSAFQYGWWSHVDKDIRSVLGETVRGPLARSYCGGGDLSACRDTLVATLKEAAARTPAQVYPGDDACAAGDQWCADSIVHRTLGGIKHRGIGWQNRPTYQQVVEFTSHR, via the coding sequence ATGCCACGGCGCACCCCACGCAATGCCCGCGACAGACTGAGAACTCCCCGCGGCTTCCACGGGTTCCTGAAGACCGCATCCGTATGCACGCTCGTCGCCGGTCTGCTGTCACCGCTGTCCCCCGCGGTGGCGGCCGGCACCGCACCGCGGGCGCCCGCCCCCACGGCCGTCGCCGACCACTGCGGCGGACAGTGCGCGGACATCCTGCCGCCCGGGCAGAACGGCAACGCCACCCTCGCCCAGATCCTGCTCAACCAGGCGTTCGGCACCCAGCCCGAGCACGCCGAGGACCAACTGGGACCGTACGCGAACCTGGCCTCCGGCTACCCCTCGCTGACCACGGAGAAGATCGGCGCCTTCTTCAACGACGCCTCCTTCGGCGTCCCCTCCGGGCAGGTCGCCTCCACCCTGCGCCCGGCCGGCCGCGACGACGTCACCATCGTCCGCGACAAGAAGACCGGCGTCCCGCACATCACCGGCACCACCCGCTACGGAACCGAGTTCGGTGCCGGGTACGCCGCCGCGCAGGACCGGCTCTGGCTGATGGACCTCTTCCGGCACGTGGGCCGGGGACGGCTGACCCCGTTCGCGGGCGGCGACCCGTCCAACCAGGCACTGGAGCAGCAGTTCTGGCGCGACGCGCCCTACACCGAGGACGACCTCACCGCCCAGATCGAGGGCGCCGCCGCCAAGGCCGGCGACCGCGGCCGGCAGGCCCTGGCCGACGTGGACGCGTACATCGACGGCGTCAACGCCTACATCGACGCCTCCGACAAGGGCCGTTACTTCCCCGGCGAGTACGTGCTGACCGGCCACAAGGACGCGCTCACCAACTCCGGCACCATCGAGCGCTTCCGGCGCACCGACCTGGTCGCGCTCGCCTCCGTCATCGGCGCCCTCTTCGGCTCCGGGGGCGGCGGCGAGGTCGACAACGCCCTCTCCCTGCTCGCCGCACAGGAGAAGTACGGCGTCACCGAGGGCACCGAGGTCTGGGAGTCCTTCCGCCAGCGCAACGACCCCGAGGCCGTCCTCACCCAGCACGACGGCAGCTTCCCGTACCTGCCCCGGCCCGAGGACCCGCAGGGCCGCGCCCTGCCCGACCCGGGCTCCGTACGCGCCGAACCGCTGGTGTACGACCGCACGGGGAGCGCCGCCACGGCGGACGCCGCCCGCGCCTCGGACGGCGCCGCCGACGCGGCCCTCTCCTCCGCCCGGCGCGGCATGTCCAACGCCCTCGTCGTCAGCGGCGAGCACACCGCGAGCGGCCACCCGATCGCCGTCTTCGGCCCGCAGACCGGCTACTTCGCGCCGCAACTGCTCATGCTCCAGGAGATCCAGGGCCCCGGCCTCAGCGCCCGCGGCGCCTCCTTCGCGGGCCTGAGCATGTACGTCGAACTCGGCCGCGGCCAGGACTACGCGTGGAGCGCCACCACCTCGGGCCAGGACATCATCGACACCTACGCGGTCGAACTGTGCCAGGACGACCACCACTACCTGCACCGCGGCGCCTGCGTGCCGATGGAGAAGGTCGAGCACACCAACTCCTGGAAGCCCACCGTCGCCGACGGCACCGCCGCAGGTTCCTACACGATGCGGGCCTGGCGCACCGTCTACGGGCCGGTGGAGTACCGCGCCACCGTCGGCGGCAAGAAGGTCGCCTACACCAGCCTGCGCTCCTCCTTCCTGCACGAGGCCGACTCCATCATCGGCTTCCAGATGCTGAACGACCCCGGCTACCTCGACGGGCCGGAGAGCTTCCGCGGCGCGGTCCAGCACATCAACTACACCTTCAACTGGTTCTACGCCGACGCCGAGCACACCGCGTACTACAACAGCGGCGACAACCCGGTGCGGGCCGACGGCGTCGACGCCGAGTTCCCCGTCTGGGCGCGTCCGGCGCACGAGTGGCGCGACTGGGACCCGGCCGCCAACACCGCCCGCCACACCCCGCCGTCCGCCCACCCGCAGTCGGTCGACCAGCCGTACTACGTCTCCTGGAACAACAAGCCGGCCAAGGACTACACCGCCGCCTCCTGGGGCAACGGCTCGGTCCACCGGGGCAACCTGCTCGACGACCGGGTCGGCGCGCTGGTCGCCGAGGGCGGCGTCACACGTACCGCGCTGGTCAAGGCCATGGCCGAGGCCGGACTGGCCGACCTGCGGGCGACGGACGTCCTGCCGGACCTGCTGGCGGTGATCGGCTCCGCGCCGGTGACCGACCCCGCCGTCGCCACCGCCGTCGGGAGGCTCCGGGCCTGGTCCGAGGCCGGCGGACTGCGCGCCGAGACCTCGGCGGGCGCCAGGAAGTACGCCCATGCCGACGCCATCCGCACCCTCGACGCCTGGTGGCCGCGGCTGGTCGAGGCCGAGTTCGGTCCCGGCCTCGGCACCGGCCTGTACACCGCGTTCACCCGCAACCTGCCCGTCGACGAGTCGCCCTCCGCCGCGCACGGCCCGACCGGGGCGCACGCCGGGAGCGCGTTCCAGTACGGCTGGTGGAGTCATGTCGACAAGGACATCCGGTCCGTGCTCGGCGAGACCGTCCGGGGACCGCTCGCCCGTTCCTACTGCGGCGGCGGCGACCTGTCCGCCTGCCGTGACACGCTGGTCGCCACGCTGAAGGAGGCCGCCGCCCGCACGCCCGCCCAGGTCTACCCCGGCGACGACGCCTGCGCCGCCGGCGACCAGTGGTGCGCGGACTCGATCGTGCACCGCACCCTCGGCGGCATCAAGCACCGGGGGATCGGCTGGCAGAACCGGCCGACCTACCAGCAGGTCGTGGAGTTCACGTCCCACCGGTGA
- the soxR gene encoding redox-sensitive transcriptional activator SoxR, which produces MPQIPETIHELTVGQLAARSGAAVSALHFYESKGLITSRRTSGNQRRFSRDALRRVAFVRAAQRVGIPLATVREALAELPEERTPTRDDWARLSRAWRYELDERIRQLNRLRDHLTDCIGCGCLSLDSCVLSNPDDVFGESRSGSRLLAEPRRPAPGRGTASGTGPDD; this is translated from the coding sequence GTGCCTCAGATTCCCGAGACGATCCACGAACTCACGGTGGGCCAGCTCGCCGCACGCAGCGGCGCCGCGGTCTCCGCCCTCCACTTCTACGAGTCCAAGGGCCTGATCACCAGCCGCCGCACCTCCGGCAACCAGCGCCGTTTCTCCCGGGACGCGCTGCGCCGGGTCGCCTTCGTGCGCGCCGCGCAGCGGGTCGGCATCCCGCTCGCCACCGTCCGCGAGGCCCTCGCCGAGCTGCCCGAGGAGCGCACGCCCACCCGGGACGACTGGGCCCGGCTGTCGCGGGCCTGGCGCTACGAACTCGACGAGCGCATCCGGCAGCTCAACCGGCTCCGGGACCACCTCACCGACTGCATCGGCTGCGGCTGCCTCTCCCTGGACTCGTGCGTGCTGTCCAACCCCGACGACGTCTTCGGCGAGAGCCGCAGCGGTTCCCGCCTGCTGGCCGAGCCGCGCCGGCCCGCCCCCGGCCGCGGAACCGCCTCCGGAACCGGCCCCGACGACTGA
- a CDS encoding DMT family transporter, giving the protein MTLLVLVLAVSAACCLGLGFVLQQDAAQRAPLGDFLSPRLLLDLIRVPRWLGGIALMVAGMVLGALALGAGGVTLVEPLLATNLLFALALSRLRTRQPLGGQGWSGLVLLAGGVTAFIVAGRPRGGSAVTDPVRHWLVVGGVLGLALLLTACARRARLTWGPALLALAAGLLYGVQDALTRVSGRRFSAEGLVGLLTAWQPYGVVVLGVTGLVLVQSAFETAPLRRSLPALTAAQPLAGIACGVGFLGDRLRTGAGALAWEAGGLAAAVTGIVLLGLHPALPRGAAAAPAETGRAAWMDT; this is encoded by the coding sequence GTGACGCTTTTGGTACTGGTCCTCGCCGTGAGCGCCGCGTGCTGCCTGGGCCTCGGCTTCGTGCTCCAGCAGGACGCCGCCCAGCGCGCGCCGTTGGGCGACTTCCTCTCCCCCCGGCTGCTGCTGGACCTGATCCGGGTGCCGCGCTGGCTGGGCGGCATCGCGCTCATGGTGGCGGGCATGGTGCTCGGCGCCCTCGCGCTCGGCGCGGGCGGGGTCACCCTGGTGGAACCCCTGCTCGCCACGAACCTGCTCTTCGCCCTCGCCCTCTCCCGTCTCCGCACCCGGCAGCCGCTGGGCGGCCAGGGCTGGTCGGGGCTGGTGCTGCTGGCCGGCGGGGTCACCGCGTTCATCGTCGCGGGCCGGCCGCGCGGCGGCAGCGCGGTCACCGACCCGGTACGCCACTGGCTGGTCGTCGGCGGGGTGCTCGGCCTCGCCCTGCTGCTCACGGCGTGCGCCCGGCGGGCCCGGCTGACCTGGGGCCCCGCACTCCTGGCCCTCGCCGCCGGGCTGCTCTACGGGGTGCAGGACGCGCTCACCCGGGTCAGCGGGCGGCGCTTCTCGGCCGAGGGCCTGGTCGGCCTGCTCACCGCCTGGCAGCCCTACGGGGTCGTCGTCCTCGGCGTCACGGGGCTGGTGCTCGTGCAGAGCGCCTTCGAGACGGCGCCGCTGCGCAGGTCCCTGCCCGCCCTGACCGCCGCCCAGCCGCTGGCGGGCATCGCCTGCGGCGTCGGCTTCCTCGGCGACCGGCTGCGCACCGGCGCCGGGGCCCTGGCGTGGGAGGCCGGCGGGCTGGCGGCGGCGGTCACGGGCATCGTCCTGCTGGGGCTGCACCCGGCCCTGCCCCGGGGAGCGGCCGCGGCGCCGGCGGAGACCGGCCGCGCTGCTTGGATGGACACATGA
- a CDS encoding phosphotransferase family protein, which yields MSPDHPPGLDPGRLRDLLDRERPGLVDGPLTARLIEGGRSNLTYLVGDGTARWVVRRPPLGHVLATAHDMAREHRVISALHPTGVPVPRTVLFCEDEEVLGAPFYVMEFVEGTPYRTADQLAPLGPERTRDTVLNLVDTLVALHAVDPGEVGLGDFGRPEGFLARQLRRWATQLDASRGRDLPGIDELHGALGRALPRSPAPAVVHGDFRLDNVLIGADGEVAAVLDWEMSTLGDPLTDLGLLAMYSTPLGMPGSPVATTAEAPGHPSPAELVERYARRSGRDVGAVAWYTAFAWFKLAVILEGIHYRYTLGRTVGGGFDRIGELVPVFIEHGLTTLQEG from the coding sequence ATGAGCCCCGACCATCCGCCCGGACTCGACCCGGGCCGGCTGCGCGACCTGCTCGACCGTGAACGGCCCGGTCTGGTCGACGGACCGCTCACGGCCCGGCTGATCGAGGGCGGCCGGTCGAACCTGACGTATCTGGTGGGCGACGGCACCGCCCGCTGGGTCGTGCGCCGCCCGCCGCTCGGGCACGTCCTCGCCACCGCGCACGACATGGCGCGCGAGCACCGAGTGATCAGCGCCCTGCACCCGACCGGGGTGCCGGTGCCGCGCACGGTGCTGTTCTGCGAGGACGAGGAGGTCCTCGGAGCACCGTTCTACGTGATGGAGTTCGTCGAGGGCACCCCGTACCGCACGGCGGACCAGCTCGCCCCGCTCGGCCCGGAGCGCACCCGGGACACCGTCCTGAACCTGGTCGACACGCTCGTCGCCCTCCACGCGGTGGACCCCGGCGAGGTCGGGCTCGGCGACTTCGGCCGTCCCGAGGGCTTCCTCGCACGCCAGTTGCGCCGCTGGGCCACCCAGCTCGACGCCTCGCGCGGACGCGACCTGCCCGGCATCGACGAACTGCACGGCGCGCTCGGCCGGGCGTTGCCCCGCTCCCCCGCCCCGGCCGTCGTGCACGGCGACTTCCGGCTGGACAACGTCCTGATCGGCGCGGACGGCGAGGTCGCGGCGGTCCTGGACTGGGAGATGTCCACCCTGGGCGATCCGCTCACCGACCTCGGCCTGCTGGCGATGTACAGCACACCGCTCGGCATGCCGGGCTCCCCCGTCGCCACCACGGCCGAGGCGCCGGGCCACCCCTCCCCGGCCGAGCTGGTCGAGCGCTACGCCCGCCGCTCGGGCCGGGACGTGGGCGCCGTCGCCTGGTACACGGCGTTCGCCTGGTTCAAGCTCGCCGTGATCCTGGAGGGCATTCACTACCGCTACACGCTGGGCCGCACGGTGGGCGGCGGCTTCGACCGCATCGGCGAACTGGTGCCGGTCTTCATCGAGCACGGACTGACCACGCTTCAGGAGGGCTGA
- a CDS encoding acyl-CoA dehydrogenase family protein, producing the protein MDFAYDARTEELRARLLAFMDEHVYPAEPVAREQRAALASPWDTPRIVGELKAEARRRGLWNLFLPDARFGAGLTNLQYAPLAEITGRSPHLAPTATNCAAPDTGNMEVLAQFADGPQRERWLRPLLAGEIRSAFAMTEPEVASSDATNITTRIERDGDAYVVTGRKWYISGAMNPDCRIFIVMGKTDPEGADVRRQQSMVLVPRDTPGVTVTRAMRVFGYEDHDHGGHAEVVFDHARVPVTNLVGEEGGGFAIAQARLGPGRIHHCMRLIGMAERAIELMCRRAASREAFGRPLAQQGVVHNWIADARVTVEQLRLLVLKTAWLMDTVGNKGAHTEIQAIKIATPRAVVDIVDRAIQLHGAGGVSQDFPLAELYAAARTLMIADGPDEVHQRSLARREIRRYA; encoded by the coding sequence ATGGACTTCGCGTACGACGCGCGCACCGAGGAGCTGCGCGCCCGGCTGCTCGCCTTCATGGACGAGCACGTCTACCCGGCCGAGCCGGTCGCCCGGGAGCAGCGCGCCGCCCTGGCGTCGCCCTGGGACACCCCGCGGATCGTCGGGGAGCTGAAGGCAGAGGCCCGCCGCCGGGGCCTGTGGAACCTCTTCCTGCCCGACGCCCGGTTCGGCGCCGGCCTCACCAACCTCCAGTACGCGCCGCTCGCCGAGATCACCGGCCGCAGCCCGCACCTGGCGCCGACGGCGACGAACTGCGCCGCGCCGGACACCGGGAACATGGAGGTGCTGGCGCAGTTCGCGGACGGGCCGCAGCGGGAACGGTGGCTGCGGCCGCTGCTGGCCGGCGAGATCCGCTCGGCGTTCGCCATGACCGAACCGGAGGTGGCCTCCTCCGACGCCACCAACATCACCACGCGCATCGAGCGCGACGGCGACGCGTACGTCGTCACGGGCCGCAAGTGGTACATCTCCGGCGCGATGAACCCGGACTGCCGGATCTTCATCGTCATGGGCAAGACGGACCCGGAGGGCGCGGACGTGCGCCGCCAGCAGTCGATGGTGCTGGTCCCGCGCGACACGCCCGGCGTCACGGTGACGCGCGCCATGCGGGTGTTCGGGTACGAGGACCACGACCACGGGGGCCACGCCGAGGTGGTCTTCGACCACGCGCGCGTGCCGGTCACGAACCTCGTCGGCGAGGAGGGGGGCGGGTTCGCCATCGCGCAGGCCCGCCTCGGCCCCGGCCGCATCCACCACTGCATGCGGCTCATCGGCATGGCGGAGCGGGCGATCGAGCTGATGTGCCGGCGGGCGGCCTCCCGGGAGGCGTTCGGCAGGCCGCTGGCCCAGCAGGGCGTGGTCCACAACTGGATCGCGGACGCGCGGGTCACCGTGGAGCAACTGCGGCTGCTGGTGCTGAAGACGGCCTGGCTGATGGACACCGTCGGCAACAAGGGCGCGCACACCGAGATCCAGGCCATCAAGATCGCCACGCCGCGCGCGGTGGTGGACATCGTGGACCGGGCGATCCAGTTGCACGGCGCGGGCGGGGTGAGCCAGGACTTCCCGCTGGCGGAGCTGTACGCCGCCGCGCGGACGCTGATGATCGCGGACGGCCCGGACGAGGTGCACCAGCGCTCGCTGGCCCGCCGCGAGATCAGGCGGTACGCCTGA
- a CDS encoding DUF202 domain-containing protein — translation MIPFVRNARLWFAPEEVRREGPTPDYRFSLANERTFLAWLRTALALIGGGFAVDQFLPDLRWGWRVGLALALLAAGVLCSLRAVNHWVRCERAMRRGEDLPASRFPVVLGLVVAVVAVAMVLVVLVGWER, via the coding sequence GTGATCCCCTTCGTACGGAACGCCCGCCTGTGGTTCGCCCCCGAGGAGGTCCGGAGGGAGGGCCCGACCCCCGACTACCGCTTCTCGCTGGCCAACGAGCGCACGTTCCTGGCCTGGCTGCGCACCGCCCTGGCCCTGATCGGCGGCGGTTTCGCGGTGGACCAGTTCCTGCCCGACCTGCGCTGGGGCTGGCGCGTGGGCCTGGCCCTGGCCCTGCTCGCGGCCGGTGTGCTCTGTTCGCTGCGCGCGGTGAACCACTGGGTCCGCTGCGAACGGGCGATGCGCCGGGGCGAGGACCTGCCCGCCTCCCGCTTCCCGGTGGTGCTCGGCCTGGTCGTGGCGGTCGTCGCCGTGGCCATGGTGCTGGTGGTGCTCGTCGGGTGGGAGCGGTGA
- a CDS encoding TetR/AcrR family transcriptional regulator, translating to MPRTTDGDGTPVPRRLLAAATRLFAEQGYDRTSVQEIVEAAGVTKGALYHYFGSKDDLLHEVYARVLRLQQERLDAFADADEPVEKRVRDAAADVVVTTIENLDDASIFFRSMHHLSPEKYRQVRAERRRYHERFRALIEEGRRAGVFTDEVPADLVVDYHFGSVHHLSTWYRPDGPLGPQEVADHLADLLLRALRP from the coding sequence GTGCCCAGGACCACGGACGGGGACGGCACTCCGGTGCCCCGGCGGCTCCTGGCCGCCGCCACCCGGCTCTTCGCGGAGCAGGGCTACGACCGCACCTCGGTACAGGAGATCGTCGAGGCGGCCGGCGTCACCAAGGGAGCGCTCTACCACTACTTCGGCTCCAAGGACGACCTCCTGCACGAGGTGTACGCACGCGTGCTGCGCCTCCAGCAGGAACGCCTGGACGCCTTCGCGGACGCCGACGAGCCCGTCGAGAAACGGGTGCGGGACGCGGCGGCCGACGTCGTCGTCACCACCATCGAGAACCTCGACGACGCCTCGATCTTCTTCCGCTCCATGCACCACCTGAGCCCGGAGAAGTACCGCCAGGTGCGCGCCGAGCGACGGCGCTACCACGAGCGCTTCCGCGCGCTCATCGAGGAGGGCCGGCGCGCCGGGGTCTTCACCGACGAGGTCCCCGCCGACCTCGTCGTCGACTACCACTTCGGCTCCGTGCACCACCTCTCCACCTGGTACCGGCCCGACGGTCCGCTCGGCCCGCAGGAGGTCGCCGACCATCTGGCCGACCTGCTGCTGCGCGCCCTGCGGCCCTGA
- a CDS encoding NUDIX domain-containing protein codes for MSADEILDIVDEDDRVVGRARRGDVYARGLRHRAVFVRARDPEGRLFVHRRTPVKLVYPSFYDMFVGGVVGAGESYDEAALREAREELGVPGLPRPRHLFTFLYDNGAGHTWWSAVYDVRCEWPVRPQPEEVAWHAFLTEGELEARLEDWPWVPDGLEAYRRLRASP; via the coding sequence ATGAGCGCTGACGAGATCCTGGACATCGTCGACGAGGACGACCGGGTGGTGGGCCGGGCCCGCCGGGGCGACGTGTACGCCCGGGGCCTGCGCCACCGCGCCGTCTTCGTCCGGGCCCGCGACCCCGAGGGCCGCCTCTTCGTCCACCGCCGCACCCCGGTGAAGCTGGTCTACCCGTCCTTCTACGACATGTTCGTCGGCGGGGTGGTCGGCGCGGGCGAGTCGTACGACGAGGCCGCCCTGCGCGAGGCCCGCGAGGAACTCGGCGTCCCCGGCCTTCCCCGGCCGCGGCACCTTTTCACTTTCCTCTACGACAACGGCGCGGGCCACACCTGGTGGTCGGCGGTCTACGACGTGCGCTGCGAGTGGCCGGTCCGCCCGCAGCCCGAGGAGGTCGCCTGGCACGCCTTCCTGACCGAGGGGGAACTGGAGGCCCGCCTGGAGGACTGGCCCTGGGTCCCGGACGGCCTGGAGGCGTACCGGCGCCTGCGCGCGTCCCCCTGA
- a CDS encoding DUF1343 domain-containing protein, with product MTLSRRTLFATTAAVAAATTAGAGPASAAAPDGPAGGAPGGRRLRTGFERLAEDGYALLRGRRVGVVTNPTGITRDARHIVDVMHADRRVDLIAVFGPEHGFRGTAQAGGSEGRHDDPATGLPVYDTYLKSGPALAEIFTASGVDTVVFDIQDVGARFYTYIWTLFDCMEAAALAGKRFVVLDRPNPVTGRAALGPVLRPEFASFVGRRPIAQAHGMTVAELARLFDEEFLSSRVRPETVAMTGWRRSDFHDASGLPWVPPSPNMPTPETALVYAGTCLFEGTNLSEGRGTTRPFELLGAEGLDGRWAAAANEAGLPGVRFREAYFAPVFSKFEGKTVGGVQLHVHDRAAFDPVRTGIALLVTARRVWDGFAWRPDHWIDTLTGSTRVRTMIDAGAGTDEVVGAWQRELAAFRATRRQYLLYR from the coding sequence ATGACGCTGTCCCGACGGACCCTGTTCGCCACCACGGCCGCGGTGGCCGCGGCCACCACCGCCGGCGCGGGCCCCGCCTCGGCCGCAGCCCCCGACGGCCCCGCCGGGGGCGCTCCCGGCGGCCGGCGGCTGCGCACCGGCTTCGAGCGGCTGGCCGAGGACGGATACGCCCTGCTGCGCGGGCGCCGGGTCGGCGTCGTCACCAACCCGACCGGCATCACCCGCGACGCCCGCCACATCGTGGACGTCATGCACGCCGACCGCCGGGTGGACCTGATCGCCGTCTTCGGCCCGGAGCACGGCTTCCGGGGGACGGCACAGGCGGGCGGCTCCGAGGGCCGCCACGACGACCCGGCGACCGGCCTGCCGGTCTACGACACGTACCTCAAGAGCGGCCCGGCGCTCGCGGAGATCTTCACCGCGTCCGGCGTGGACACCGTGGTCTTCGACATCCAGGACGTGGGCGCCCGCTTCTACACGTACATCTGGACGCTGTTCGACTGCATGGAGGCCGCGGCGCTGGCGGGCAAGCGGTTCGTGGTCCTGGACCGGCCCAACCCGGTGACCGGACGGGCGGCCCTCGGCCCGGTGCTGCGCCCGGAGTTCGCCAGCTTCGTCGGGCGCCGCCCGATCGCGCAGGCCCACGGCATGACCGTCGCCGAGCTGGCCCGCCTGTTCGACGAGGAGTTCCTCTCCTCGCGGGTACGGCCGGAGACGGTGGCGATGACGGGGTGGCGGCGCTCGGACTTCCACGACGCCTCCGGACTGCCCTGGGTGCCGCCGAGCCCGAACATGCCCACCCCGGAGACCGCCCTCGTGTACGCGGGGACCTGCCTGTTCGAGGGCACGAACCTGTCGGAGGGGCGCGGCACCACCCGTCCCTTCGAACTGCTCGGCGCGGAGGGCCTGGACGGGCGCTGGGCCGCCGCCGCCAACGAGGCCGGGCTGCCCGGGGTGCGCTTCAGGGAGGCGTACTTCGCCCCGGTCTTCTCCAAGTTCGAGGGGAAGACGGTCGGCGGCGTACAGCTCCACGTGCACGACCGGGCCGCGTTCGACCCGGTACGCACGGGCATCGCCCTCCTGGTGACCGCGCGGCGCGTCTGGGACGGCTTCGCCTGGCGGCCGGACCACTGGATCGACACGCTCACCGGTTCCACCCGGGTGCGCACGATGATCGACGCCGGGGCGGGCACCGACGAGGTGGTGGGCGCCTGGCAGCGGGAACTGGCGGCGTTCCGCGCGACACGCCGCCAGTACCTGCTCTACCGGTGA